The segment AAATTTCCCTTTCTTGGGGGTACATTTTACCCGCATGATCAATGGCGGTGTGGAAGCAGGGCCCAATGCCGTGCTGGCATTCCAACGAGAGGGCTACAAAAAGTCAGATATCAATCTCGCTGAATTGGCGGAGACCTTGGCTTGGCCAGGTTTTCAAAAGGTAGCTGCCAAATATTGGCGTACTGGTTTTGGGGAGATGTATCGTTCGTTTTCCAAGGCCGCCTTTACCAAGGCACTTCAAAAGCTAATTCCTGAGATCAAAGAATCAGATTTGGAAGTAGGAGGAGCAGGTGTACGCGCTCAAGCTTGCGACCGAAATGGCGGTTTGTTGGACGATTTTCATATCCTAGAGGATGAGCATTTTGTCAATGTTTGTAATGCACCTTCTCCAGCAGCTACGTCATCTTTGGCGATTGGTGATGAAATATCTAAGAGGGTATTGGCGAGGATGTAAGGATTGGGTCTCAATGTTTGCACCATTTCCCCAGATCTGTGGCATACAGACCTAAGCAACACGGTAAATGGTTTGTGGGTCAAAAACTATGGAGAGGCTCTACAAACCATGGAGAATAGTTGTCAATCAACGTGATCAAAAATTCTGACGAAAAAACTAGCAATTTTTGAACGAATAGCGGAACATTGCGTTGAACCTTTTTTATTTCAAAAGAAAGTGAATAAAATCTCTACCATAGACACATTGAAGAAGGAGATGATGATGGCATACTGCTGTTGTTGTGCTTTGTAATGGAGTTTGTGGGGAAATATCAATTTAAATAAAACGCTCGTCAGAGAGATCAAAATATTTAAAGCCTTTCCCCTCCGAGGAAAGGCTTTTTTGTTAATAAACTAATAACATGGTGATCAGTCAGGAATCAGAAGTATATAAAAGCATCATAGAACTGGGCAAGTACATCGGGAATACGCCTTTGTATCAGATTCAGCATTTGTCTCCTAAACCATCTGTCAAGATCTACGCCAAGATGGAATGGATGCAGTTTGGTGGTAGTGTCAAGACCAGACCTGCATACAATATCATCAAAAGTGCGCTAGAAAGTGGTGAATTGGGTGAAGGTAAAACATTGCTGGACGCCTCAAGCGGCAATACAGGCTTGGCATACGCAACAATATGTGCTCGGTTAGGGATACCGGTGACGATTTGTTTACCAGAGAATGCCTCCTGGGAACGAAAGAAATTGCTCAAAGGTCTGGGTGTAAACATCGTTTATACTTCCAAATTTGGTTCATCGGATGAGTCAGAAGCCAAGGCTTTGGAAATGTATAATGCCAATCCTGGTAAGTATTTCCTTGCTAATCAGTACAACAATGAGAACAACTGGAAGGCTCACTATTATGGAACTGGACCAGAGATCTATGAAGAGTTGGGGGATGGTATCACGCATTTTATGACAGGTTTGGGCACGACGGGTTCGTTTACGGGGATTACCAAATACCTCAAAGAAAGAAGCCCAGAGATCAAAACTATTGGTTTGCAACCTGATGGTGCATTGCACGGTTTGGAAGGATGGAAAGACATGGAAACAGCTAAAATTCCTGGAATCTACGACAAATCTCTGGTGGATGAAATCAGACACATTGATACCTATGATGCCTATGATCTGCTTAAGGAAACTGCGAAGAAAGAGGGGATACTGTTGAGCCCATCATCTGCGGCCAATCTCAAAGGTGCCATTGATTTGGCCAATGAAATCAAGGAAGGAGTCATCGTGACGCTATTTCCTGACAATGCGGAGAAGTATAGCGAAATCATCAAGTCTTTGTTCTGATGAGAAAGAAAGTCATAGTTGATCCCGAAACGCTGGCTTCTATGCACAGGCATGCCTTGGCTGATTTTCCCAACGAATGCGTGGGGTTTT is part of the Reichenbachiella agarivorans genome and harbors:
- a CDS encoding PLP-dependent cysteine synthase family protein, with amino-acid sequence MVISQESEVYKSIIELGKYIGNTPLYQIQHLSPKPSVKIYAKMEWMQFGGSVKTRPAYNIIKSALESGELGEGKTLLDASSGNTGLAYATICARLGIPVTICLPENASWERKKLLKGLGVNIVYTSKFGSSDESEAKALEMYNANPGKYFLANQYNNENNWKAHYYGTGPEIYEELGDGITHFMTGLGTTGSFTGITKYLKERSPEIKTIGLQPDGALHGLEGWKDMETAKIPGIYDKSLVDEIRHIDTYDAYDLLKETAKKEGILLSPSSAANLKGAIDLANEIKEGVIVTLFPDNAEKYSEIIKSLF